A stretch of Dryobates pubescens isolate bDryPub1 chromosome 24, bDryPub1.pri, whole genome shotgun sequence DNA encodes these proteins:
- the NDUFC1 gene encoding NADH dehydrogenase [ubiquinone] 1 subunit C1, mitochondrial, which produces MAAAVLGVARRLRLVAAAPSLAFTRSAFVAKRRNYDQPNWFGVALAFGTSAALWAFLFKQHEDDVREYERRKAERHHKCTDCS; this is translated from the exons ATGGCGGCGGCGGTGCTAGGGGTTGCGAGAAGGTTGcggctggtggcagcagcaccgAGTCTCG CTTTTACTCGTTCTGCATTTGTCGCAAAAAGACGTAATTATGACCAACCAAACTGGTTTGGAGTAGCCTTGGCTTTTGGCACCAGCGCTGCCCTGTGGGCTTTT CTTTTCAAGCAGCATGAGGACGATGTAAGGGAatatgaaagaagaaaagcagagagacatCATAAGTGTACAGATTGCTCATAG